The sequence ATTTGACTGTGAGCTGATGCAAATTTAATGTCCTTATTAGAGCTTTATTAGTGACATATTTGCTTTTCTAACCAGATGTCTCTTGTTCTTTCAGGTGGTGAAGCTGCTCGGCCTAACAAGGAACATCGGATGACACTACGTCTGTCAACGCCCCTCTCTCATGTCTGCTGGAGAGCCCCATCAACAGAATCTGCGTTCAATAGACTGAAGATCAAACTGGATGAAGCCACTTTTCATTTATGGCTGACAATTTAACAAACTCACCTTCTCAGAGCCTTCATTTTCTACCTCTTGTTGCTGCTCGACTTGTCAAAAGAGGCAGTTTGTGAAGACGTGTTTGAACACTTGACAGCTCTGACCCACTTATCACTCTCCAACGAGCCGGGCAAAAAAGAGAAAGTGTAGGTGATGCACTGTTTTATATTCAGGGCCATTGATCCACTGACCTCCTGATCTAATTAGCCACACACATGTACGCACGCTGACACACACCTGGCCTCTGCAGATGTTTTAAATAGTCTTGTGTCTGGTACTCAGTTCAGTGACACAACACCCCGACACAAGGCTATAACCAATAGAGTGTTAGAAGTCCATCTGCACACTATTAACTCCCATAGAGAACATTGACCTTGACTGTCATCGGACACGTGTTGGTGTGTTTGCGTTAGCAGGAGGCTCAGTGTCACGTCCTGCCCGCTCTGATCGAGAGTGAGAATGAGAGCTGATGAGGCAGACTGGCTCGGATAAATACTCTAAGAACATTTCCGCCTGACGCTCACTCAAATAAGAAAGAATCCATAGAGCTTCATTACACTATTGAAGTCGGTTCCTCAACATGTGTGATGTTAAAAAGTAGTCCATACTAATTGAAAAGTGTGTGCGTATACATGTGTGTCTGTCACATTGTCAGAGCAGATTAGAGCCAGGCGTTTCTGGGTCATGTCATTTTGACTGACCTAGATTTCACTATATAAACTGGCCAGCAGTAAAGATGTGTGTGCAAGTCGTGCTGTGATCAGAATACACACATCTTAGAAAATACACCACGCTCTCTGACCTTGACCTTGAAGATTGCTCTGCAGTCTTAACTACCTGTTGACTATGGCTACGTAAGTTCTTATTTAGGCCACATGCCCTTCACCAAACAGACAGGGAACACATACAATATAAAACTTGTAAACTTCTTATAAAGCATCGTAATCAAACTCCCAATCTCCAGTTCCTTCTGCGCCACCACTCATGAACgtctttccttccttctccgCACCTCCTTCCAGTACACCAACCATCCAGTCAGTGTGTAAGCCCTGCCTACGGGCCCCTTGGAGGATGAACGATGTGTCCACACTTGACTACGAGTTGCTGCTTTCACCGGCCAGCGCCTCCCTCCCTGGCAGTCCTGGcggtggcagcagcagccccCCTCTGGCCTTCGTTGGCGTGGACAGTGAGCAGCGCACCGCCTTTGCCTTCGTAGGCCTCCTCATGCTCTTCCTGATCTTCCTGCTGGTCAGGTGCTTCAGGATCCTGCTGGACCCCTACAGCCGCATGCCTTCATCGTCCTGGACTGACCACAAGGAGGGGCTGGAGAGGGGCCAGTTTGATTATGCACTGGTGTAGGGCGATGTGTAAAAAGGGGTTGTATTTCATTGCACATAGACAGAATCTTTAAGAGCTATTTAGATGTGGAAATGGATAATGCATAATATTGTGGATGTACTCTTACAGCAGGGTGTGCCTAATGTTGGTGTATGCCTGGTTCATATCACTGTATTGCAGCCTGTGTGTTGGTGTAAATATGAGGCTGCAAGACGCTACGTAATTCTGGTTCAACAACAGGCACACAGACCACTGGAATCCCTGCGAGCCACACAGATGTTGGACCATAAAGGACAGAAATAATGAGCTGCACGGCTGCCTTAACCTGACCTACTGTACCCGTCGAACATGCTACAACATCACCTTAGGGCTAGGTTTTCCAAACTCCAGAGCTTGCCAGTATTAAAACACATGATTATGGGAAGATCACCTTCACTCATGACATAGTTCATAGCCTCAAAGCTACATATTTGATGAGAACACGCGCCATGCagaacttaaaggggacatatcatgctcattttcaggttcataattgtattttgggtttctcctacaacatgtttatatgatttaatgttcaaaagacacattatttttctcatactgaataaacctgtattcactctctgtatgaaatgctccgttttagcgacctttctctttaagcccccctctcGAAAaatgcccagtctgctctgattggcttgcgagaaaaattaTCGcatctttgcaaaggtagttctcaagccctcggtggagatactcagatggtgggcggtatattctaatgagcctgcatgtgacataagaaggggagccaaatctgaatggcttgttgaatcacatgttatctgatctaggcagcccacaaaacaactgactgggttgtcttatttcacaatTTGTGGGTTGATAGGCACTCCAAATAGCtaaatgtgtgtgcacaagcactgaaaaagtgagtttttcatgatatgtcctctttaaatgtaGGAGTTTACACTTAAGCAGATGCCCCTTTAATGAACCAATGTCCATTGTAAAGCATCCATGTGTTAAGTGCTGATCAAGGAGCACAAATCCTcacttttttttgggacattgaTCCTGGAGCAGCACTGCAGTTTCAGATGCTTTTTAAGCAGGTCGTTTGTCTCCATAACATTCTCTCtgtgtatgttttgtgtgttactGTGTCTATAACTGAGAAGCCATATTGAACCTATAATCTTATTACTGCAAATAGAGTTTATGTTCACTGGTTGTGTCCTTTGCTTTAGTCCGCCTGCCACGTTTGGTGATGAAGCAAACGGCAACCTTTAGGCAAGAGAAagctttatttttgtattcctGACTCAAGTTTGGGAGTCTCCTTTTTGCTATCTTTCTGTCCTCTTCCTCTTACTGTATCAATCTTTAGACTGTGGATTTTTTAGATAGTCACGCAGCCACGTCTTAGAAGGAGGCAAAGCAGGTAGCTTTGcttttcttgtgttttgtaATTAAACATTTTCTGAATATCTGCTTTGTTTTTGATACACTGGGTTGAatcagtgaaaataaaaaaaggattttcttcttcttcctataATTTCCACTGATAGCTGGACTGTGTGGAAGGTCCACATTGTTCATGgtggaaattaaataaaagtgatTAGTACTTGTGTGTCACTTTGTGTCATTTTTGTTAGCCATGGACATTTACACACAAGCCTAAATGTGAGGGACACTTGCCACTCACCAGGCTGGTTGGGTTCATTATctctgaggaggagcagctgtgGAGCCTAATTGTCCCTGATGAGGATAAGGTGTGTGAAGCCATATCTAACCATGGTTTCCAGTGATCagatgctggctcactgtctcactgtgaGAGGTAGTGAGAGCTTCACTCTGTTGCTTGGTCTAgctgtgtagaggtgtgtgtatcGGCAGAAGTTACCACGGGAACCTATCCGCACGATCTGCTCACTGTTTCTAGTTTGCTCTGCGAGCTTAGTCCGTTAGAGTTGGGTATAGGTCTGTGTGGTCTGCCTTCTCAGTTTTGACACGGCATTGCTGCCAGTGTCTTTTTCTTTGGTCGACTTCACTCTGTTTACCAGAGACTTTATCCTCTCGTCAGCCACAGTCCACTAATCTAAATATCTTAGTGAGGGTAGGGAGACTTTCTTTTTAGGCTCGTTTTTGTTTCCCGTCCCCTTCAATCGCTTGCTAACTTTAAAACTCCCCTCATCCACAATTGCGTCCCACTCCCTCGTTACCCTGACAGAATGAGTCCGCCAATGTCAGACACGGTGGACCCGTCCACCAATAACCCCCAACCTTCAGAGCTCAACACACAGAAacccagaacagaaatctggacCAACTCCACCTGAAGTCCAAGCACCAAACCTTGTAGCCACCACCAAGCACCCCCAGTTCCACCCCACAGGCCTACTGCAGTCCATGATACAAAAATACCGACATCTGCCCGCTATGACGGGCATCCAGGGAAATGTAAAGGGTTTATTATCCAATGTAGTGTGGTGTTTGAGTTACAACCCTCTATGTTTAGCACAGAACGAGCACGGGTATTTTACATAATATCCCTTCTCTCAGATCAGGCTCTTTTATGGGCTACGGCATTGTGGGAGAAGCAGACCCCTGTCTGTTCTGATGCTGCTCTGTTTGTGGGCGAAATGAGGAGAGTTTTTGACCACGAGATAAGCGGTCAGGAAGCGGCTAAACATCTTATTGGATGGTGTCAGGGCTCCACCAGTGTAGCTGAGTTCTCCATTGAATTCCACACCTTAGCTGCTGAATCGGGGTGAAACAGGGTAACCCTGACGGAAAAATGTATCCATGTCTTCCTCTGGTGAATCCATGTCAGAACATGTGCCGAGTCTAAATAATCTCCTCCCGGCACTCAATAACTGCACCTTTTTGTcagttgaaaataaaaataaaaatatttccttcttcttcttcctataATTTCCACTGATAACTGGACTGTGCAAGGTCCACATTGTTCATGttggaaattaaataaaaatgattactACTTTCGGTCACTTTTGTTAGCCATGGACATTTACACAAGCCTAAATGTGAGGGACACTTGCCACTCATCAGGCTGGTTGGGTTCATTATctctgaggaggagcagctgtgGAGCCTAATTGTGTGAGCTTCACTCTGTTGCTTGTTCTAgctgtgtagaggtgtgtataTCGGTAGAAGTTACCACGTGAACCTATCTGCATGATTTACTCACTGTTGTGAGCGTAGTCTGTTAGAGTGGGGTAGGTCTGTGTGGCCTGGCTTCTCAGTGTTGACCCGGCATTGCTGAGAGTTTATCCTCTCGTCAGCCACAGCTCAGTAATCTAAATATCTTAGTGAGGGTATGGAGCCTTTCTTTTTTAGGCTCATTTTCGTTTGGTGCTTCCCCTCTCCCCTTCAAACCCTTGCGATTTTTGTGGTTACCCTTCTGGGGCTAACTTTAAAATTCCCCTGGTCCGCAATTGCGTCCCACTCCCTGTTACCCTGACCGAATGAGTCAGCCAATGTCTGACACGGTGGACCCGTCCACTAGTAACACCCAAGCTTCAGAGCTCAACACACAGAAACCTAGAACATAACATCTGGACCAACTCCACCCAAAGTCCAAGCACCAAACCTCGTAATCCCCACCAAGCATCCCCAGTTCCACCCCACAGGCCTACTGCAGTCCATGAAACTAAAATGCTGACACCcgctatttatttactttattacaGGGTTTCCCCCATCAGAGGGTTCCACTGCCGTCATGGTCATAGTGGACCGGTTCTCAAAAGCGTCCCACTCCCTGTTACCCTGACACTAACAGAAAAGAATAACTCGGGACACAAGACTTAAAAATATAACCCACAATACTTTATTGCCGTTAATGTCACTGGACAAAAGTTTACAATATTATGTGAATCACTCTAATTTT comes from Sebastes fasciatus isolate fSebFas1 chromosome 5, fSebFas1.pri, whole genome shotgun sequence and encodes:
- the LOC141767717 gene encoding cortexin-1-like, encoding MNVFPSFSAPPSSTPTIQSVCKPCLRAPWRMNDVSTLDYELLLSPASASLPGSPGGGSSSPPLAFVGVDSEQRTAFAFVGLLMLFLIFLLVRCFRILLDPYSRMPSSSWTDHKEGLERGQFDYALV